TATAAGGGAAAACAATACTATCTAGTATATGATACAAAAGGTCTTTATAGACAGGTAAATGTTGCTACTTTGCAATGTTGCATGGCCTAAGAGACGTCTTGAAACAAGATCATCATGAGGATGAGGCTTCTTTATAGTGATAAATTCAACataatgtgaaaaaaaaaacagaattcCATATTCGTGCTTCACAAACTAAAACCAACACTCAACTAAAAGTATACTAGTATTCATCAGtataaattttacaatctttataTTGCTTATTTTATCATTATTGCATGTCTGGACtacaaataatgtaaaatttgttCCTGATATTTAAGTATGTCTCATAAGTCATGACTCAATGAAATTGTTTGAAAATATCTCCTTTGATTGTATTTAAGCTTCAAACTAAAATATTCATTTGAAACATGGAATCAAAGGTGACATTTCTGTAATCCTTGACAAAGAGAACATATTTGCTATTCAGTATgaaaatgattattttccaaAAGACTCAGTATTAGAATCTAAATATCTAAGATTACACAAGAATTTGTCCAACTTTATTTTCAACCTCTCAGTCTTCAATGTAGAAGAGAGAATGACTCTGCACACTTAGAAAGGTATAGCACACTTATAATCCATAATAACTACTCGCTCTTCCCCCATAAGATAGCACCTCTTTTTATTAGGTGTAATACTAATTAATTTGTAAAAGACAAAACATAAATGGGTGGAAAAATTTGTGGATAAGATGTAGTGAGAGATTAAGTTTgttgatgagattaaaagaaattgaGTGGAACCATTGCCACAACAGGAAATGGTGCAAAGTAAGCTGGACAAACTATTATGCAGCAACCTACAAGAAGCAAGAAGTCCCTTATTACATACACAAGCCGTAACAAGGTTGGGTTGGGAATAGTAAGGGCAGATGAGTCTTTCCTGTCCAGGAGGAAGAACAAAGATGTTAGTAGTGATGAGTCAACATATTGAATATTTTGTAAGCAATTAGAGAATAACTAGTAGGATCTTGCCTTTGAATTAGTTAGGTTCTTGGTTAGAAATACAAGAATGTCCATAATTGTTCTTTTGCTCTTTAGTGTTGTTTTCTTGATTTAGTAGGGTATGTCTATATCATATGGTATCAAGACcacatttttataattaatgggTAACCCAACAAATCTACAACAAATTGAGAGCGCAAAGAGTTGTTGCCCACGCAAATTCAGACTGAAGTCGCTGCCTTAGAAGAAAAATTAACTCAAAATCGTGATTCTTTGAAAGAATGCAATAGCCACAATAGCCGATAGTCAATCCAAACTACAAGAAGCCATGAAAAATTTTTCTATTGAAGAATCTAGATCCTATGTAAGTAAAGGTGACCTTcaacataaattgaaaaaagagGGAACATGACATCTTTTTGCCAATCAAAAAGTAAAACAatcatatttacttttttttattaatcataacttcaacacaaaataaaaatcctCATAGGCTCTTTATATAcgacaacaatgtcaaagccatTTTCCCAACAAAACGGGGTTATAAGCTCTTTATATAATATTGTTAGATATTCTATTTCATCTACTACAATTGAAATTTTAGAAACTATTCCCAAGTGAGAAAATTCACACCTAGCCTCTTCATGTAATTAGTGTTTTCTAGATTTTATAAGTTGGAGCACTTTAGAAGACGGCTAGCTGGGTAAGCATTAATTTTGGTTGGCGAAAGGTTGGTAcgaaaaagtcaaaattttgcaaCTCAAAATGACCAACACATAGTTTACTTGACTTTCTAAGGATCAGTATTATCGTCGAATTTTCTGTCACAATTCTCTTTATTTTGTGTATTAGTTATATGAGGCAAAGGCGATGATTTGGAGGATAGTACTTTAATTACAAGTGTACTTTGTAAAAGTAAACTACCTTCACATAGCTAgaaattttaaagattttggATAAAAATCAGAAACAACCCTAGTAAAAACCTACAACTTAGGGCAAGGTGAGAAAGGGACGAATATATGCATCTTGCACTCGAAACAACAATGAAACCCGCCTGTTgatataataatccaatgaccATATGCTAATATAAAACATAAGAAAGGGAGAAAGCACAAAATGTAAGCTTAGTTTTGTGCTTTATAACCCATAAGCCAATGAATGGtgaattttgaaattcattAGAGACTAACATACATCACCTAGTAACAAATTTGGGATTGCCTCTAATCACAACATGACGAACTAGATagacaattttcaaaaatggaaaAGTAAATATATATCGGAACTTACATTACACCCAATTATGATGCGAAGAAGCTTTGACATATGACGTGCATTCTCTTCCTTTCTCTTTTTAGCACCCTGATTAGCCATGTCTCTTTAAAGCCTAAAcacaaatcaaaaatattaccCACCAAGAACGTTACTATATCACATCATTATCACAAACGGTGTATCCCCCAGCTAAGAGCTAGGATCAGGGTCTGCAGAGGGCTAAAAGATGGAAGACCGTGCCCTTATCAAAATATACAAGTAGGTTGCGGTCAATGACCTGgaaatgaaaacaattgtcCGAGCCTACATTATTAACATACACCGTATATCCCACTAATAAGAGCTAACATCAAGGTCTGCAGAGGGCTACATGAGGGTAgaccatacccttatcaaaaTATACAAGTAGGTTGCAGTCAATGAcctaaaaatgaaaacaattgtcCTAAAGTACACCATAGGCAAGGTTAATGCATTCATCAAATCAAGGGTGTTTAAATACATGTGAATATTGACAAAACCAAAAAGGGTATGGTATTTGACAAGTCATGGATCAAAAAATGACCAACGAATACAAGAAATTAATTCAAGAATTTTGTgacatataataatataatatcccTCTTAGTTTGATCTTATTCATCTGTACAATACAATACACAAAAAAGTTTTACAAAATCAAGAGTAAAATACACAGAGGTCGGATAAATTAGGATCAAAAGTTCATCCTAGATTACATTACAACAGAAATTGCTATAAGAAACAAAAACCCAATTGGAAAAATTGAATCTTGATGGGTAAAAGAAGGAAAATCAGAGGTGGGATTGAGTAGTTAGTTACCTGCAAGTCAGCGCAGGATTTGGGTTCAACAGCAAGTTGAGTTGGTGCCTGAAGGAAATTCAAGACGGCTATTCTGAGAATTGAACAGAAATTCCAAATCGAAGTTATTAGATTTTCGAATtgcaaactaaaaaaaaataaataaataaataaagacattcaaaaataaaatacttacccAGAGAAGTTGAGTCGCTCACGAGTCACGAGTATGTAGACCCATACTAATTACACAATTTTTCAATTAAGAAAGATGGTTGTCTATCGtgaaactaatttaaatttggCTACATATTAATCTTTCGGTTCCTATTTGATATTTTCACATAATATATTCTCGTATATTAAGaaagttaaattttttaaaaagttcaaatattatgttattaaataataaagttgATGAAGAAATAATGATTTTCACTTTTAATTGTCAGTTTATAAAGTTACTGTGTTCTTTATAAATTGGTTTCTTATTCTCTATATGACATTTATCTAATGACTATGAAAATCAAAAATCCAAAAACAAATAATCATGATAATACCTAGTAAATCCTTAACTTAATATAAGTTCATTAAGTTGAAACAACAATACTAAATACGGTTAATATTCACTCATCATAGTTTGAGAGGGATAGAGAATAAGGGAGATCAAGGTGGGCAATGACGAAAATTGGGTGAATATTAAGAGacacaaatttaaactttggtTAAAAAATAGAACGGATAAAAGTTTGATCTTTAAACATTTTAGTTATAAAAAAGTTAGCTTTTTCATGATTACAACTATTATTATacgatttttaaagcgttattataAATCAATGTATGAAAAAACAAGTACGGAGAACAACACCCCCTTCGCCCAAACTAAGTATCGTTGTTGAATTAAAGGTAGTGAGGCTATTGATAGTGAAACGACCAGAGAGAAATCAGTAATGAgacatttttttataattgttattattgttaaaatgttAGTAAACAAATGGTAAaagaagtaaaataaaaaaaatacaaatattacaTTTGTCaagaaaagaataaaaagtgtaattttaaaaagttacataatataaatttttaaaaaaatcttagaaTTCTATATAGTATTAGTGGATTGTGGACaccattaataaaataatgataattagtACAATTAGTAAATGTATGTGTATTAAATAACCCCACAAAGTTGAttctaaaagaaaaataacaacaaaataatcCTTCCAAGTTCGGATCACTAAGACATAAGGGATAGAACGAGACCCCTCTTCGCAACTCCCGTACTAGTTTACTACTCAAATTTGTTTGATCCAAACACAACATAACTTGTTTACTTAATTGAATCAAAAATCATTACGATGTGATTTGTTGTTTATcaagtaaatttaattttaaccacttaatttgtttagaatttttttatttcatgttcTTTTAACATTGACTATATCTTATTTGTAGGtcacaatttaaaattttagtttgtgatttgtttattttgcatttaCTCTTGtgaaaatataatcaagtttaATAaatcaagtttatgttattcaGAATTAATTCGATTCAAAATTATCTCATataattacataatttaataaattataacgatttatttaaaatttaaaattttatcctTATTCTAATTTACTCTCTCTGTTTTCagatgttcttcccatttattttttttggcgaTCATATgcaaactttaaaatcaaataattttagttatgagtttttaaaaatttaaaaagttgatatttaaaaagtatatattgagataaatctaacaagatcttatattaatatatttttttaataaatcaatgaaaaatcgTAATCAAAATTCAACACTAAAATTgaaataacatataaaaaaagtatttaataaaCAAATCAATTCGAATCAATTCATTTTCTCGGATTAATTGGGTTTTTCGtgcctaattttttttgtcacaTTTTCGATCTAAGAcataacacaaatgaacaaacaaaaccccaaaataaaaaaataaaaaaaagaaacaaatcaaATCTGGATCTCCCCCGCCATTGAAGCAAACCTTGTTTTTCTCTATCCTCCATGCCTCGACCTCCAAACTACGAGTTCCAACAATGGTGGAACAAACAGCAACAAGAGATTCACAATTTCAATCCTCCTTCAATGactttttcttcttcctcctctaccTCTACCTCCAATGtcgaaaaccctaattttgtCTCTGTGGAGATCTCTACATCTGAATCTATCTCTTCTCCTCTTAATCGAAAGGATCCTCGAAATCGCACTCGTAGTGTTCGACAACTCtccttcttttgttttttgaaattgCAGCATTTTATCCATTATCTCTTCTCTTTTTTCACCTTTTTTATCTCTCTTCTTCGTACTGCGAATCGCCGAATTGCGAATTCTCCACCATTACCTCGTCATCCTTCTCCCGAATCTAGGTTTTATCGGTTGATCAAAGTTTTGTTAGCTTTGGTGTTAGTTTTACTGTGCTTTGAGCTAATTGCGTACTTCAAAGGTTGGCATTTTAGCCCTCCATCCTTGCATAAAGCAGAGGTTTTAGGTTTTGTTGAGCTTGTTTATGCTAGCTGGCTGAGACTTAGAGCGGAATATTTAGCTCCGCCATTGCAGAGTTTGTCAAATATCTGTATCATTTTGTTTCTGGTGCAATCGGTGGACCGTGCGGTGTTGATGTTAGGGTGTTTTTGGATCAAACTTAGACGGATTAAGCCGGTCGCAGTTATGGAGTATTCTTCTAAGTCTGAAGATCATAATATCGAGGATTTTCCTATGGTTTTGGTGCAGATTCCTATGTGCAATGAAAGGGAGGTAAGATGATGTAGGTTTCATACCCCCTACTTTTTTTGTGACTGTAATTCTAAGTTTTTAGATTTATGGTATATTAGAGAAATGTAAGTATTCTTCTCATTAGTTTTTGCTTTCAAATGTTGTGGAATATGTACAATTTTTCTAGTAAATGTTCGAACCTGTGAGTTGAGAATAAGTTTGAAGATGATTTTTTGATCAAGGACCGAGGGTTTTCTATTGTAAACTTTGAAATTGAGAAGAACTTGCCTTAGTTATTGAAGGTTCAATCTACGTGTCTACGATTTGAAGAGCTTGCTACTGCAAACCTAACCTTTTCTGTTTTAGAAAGTGAAAAGGCAGTTTTAATAGTATTTTTGCTTAAATAACTTTAGGAAGCAACTACTATGTTGGTCAATGAACTATTCAATTTTCCATTGCTCAGGCTCTCCGCTTCATAAAGAAAATGTTGAATAtaatatcatcaataaatgcATCAACCTTAAGAGTTGATATTTCCTGACACCTTTCGATTTCAACTTGATCTTTTGAATCAGGTTCATTACAGATTATTAGTTCTAGGCTTTTGGCCCCCTTCCTTTCTTGAAAGCAcacaattttaaccttaaagtgTTTGGATCTTGATTTGTTTACCAGTATCCATATACTGGTCTCCAGTGTGCAGTGTGCCTGTCAAAGAGACAAGCTGagtattaaaaaaactaaatgattATGACTCTTCGTAGTTTGACTAAAGAAAGAGGCAGAATGAATGAGATGGAATAGTGCCTAACttagtcaatttttttttttatttttttttttggagtatGCTAGAGAATTCCTGCAAACAAATGGGAGATTTAATTCTTTTTAGGTGATGAGACTTCAACTATTTGGCTAACTATGTGTGACTTGAAGATTGTTCTTGTCCAATCAGACACGAGGAAAGCAGATAGCTTCGTTTTCAAAAAAGACAGTATTAACAAAGTAAATTAAGACATACTCGCTCTTCTATTAAAGTTTCAAATTATTTGGACTTCTAAGAGTACCAAGTAACTTGAAATTTAGCACTACTTACTACGAGAATTATTGAATGACAAAACAAGGATTCTTCAAGAGTGATTATAATTGTGCTAATATTTGTAAGCTTCAcgaaggtaattatatttatcttCTTTTGTATAAAGATGACATGTTTATTGCTTCTTAGAGCAAGGTGGAGACAGGTAGGCCTAAgtttcaatttcttaaagaaCTTGTGACAAAAGATTTGTATGCTCCTAAGAAAATATTAGGCATGTAGATTAGAAAAGAGAGCTCAAATGGCAAATTATTATTAGATTTGGGATGAAAATATATGTGGTTGTTGAAAGGTTTAGGATGAAAGATGATAAGTCATTAGTGACTCCATAAGCTCAACATTTTAGTCTCTTTGATAAATAATCTTCTAGAAGTAAGGCTCtgacattgttgttattattgttgtgatataATATCTAAGTTCAGCACAAAATTAGGCATACATAGTACCTTATGCTAGTGCAATCCATAGTTTAATGTACACCATGATGTGTACACACATAGACATGTCACAACGAGTTAGTGTTATTAGCTGCTTCATGGTGAACCTCGAGATAAGCACGTTGGGAAGTAGTGAAGTTAACTTGAGTGAATAAGTTATCATAAGTTTTAAGAAAATAAGTTATCATAAGTTACCTTGAGTGAATTCACATGTAAAGAATCATGATTTTGTAtttttcactttaaaattgtaagccTTTAATGAACTTCTGTAAGATTGCGTCATTACATTTTTTTGtaacttctttttctttcttggcATTTGAAATACTTATATGGAAGCAAGAAAGACCAATCATCTCTGACATTCTGAGTTTTGTCTCTATATCCTCACTTGAACAACTCAGCTCTCTTTACAACTTTTTTTCTTGTCGTTCTATCTTTCCTCTTGTACGTGATCTGTGTTGTATCCTGTATGCTTTCTGCGTATTAGTTGCAAGGCTAAATGAGTATCATATGCTCGTCTTaaagataaatttgttattgtcTTGCACTTTGGTGATGTAACTTGCATATCTTCCCATAGTTGGATAATTATAatgtgattataattttttttacaacatCCCATTACTCAAATGGCATACTGTGGCTCCTACCTAGGCTGTTTGGAGGGGTTGGATGTACACAACACAACCTTAACGTCGTTAAATCGAAGTGGTTGTTTGTTATCCAACTTCACACATGTAAAAAGTGCACAAAATCGAGCCATTTTACTATATCCcattaatgattttttattgcTAAACAGATTGTGTGAACTTTGAACAGGTCTATCAACACTCCATTGGAGCAGTATGTGCTCAAAACTGGCCAAGGGAAAGAATGCTTGTGCAAGTTTTGGATGATTCTGATGATCCTGATGTTCAACAGCTTATAAAAGCAGAAGTTCAAAAGTGGCAACAGAGGGGTGTGCGCATTTTGTATAGACACCGTCTTATCCGGACAGGTTACAAGGCAGGAAATCTAAAATCAGCAATGCATTGTGACTATGTCAAAAATTATGAGTTTGTTGCGATATTTGATGCTGATTTCCAACCGTCACCAGATTTTCTTAAGAAAACTATTCCATATTTTAAGGTACTCTACTATGTATTCATGAAATTTCTGTTTTGCTTGAATTTTGAAGATAACTTATGTTAGAGAGCTGAGATTTTTGAGTTATGTAAGAATGACTAGCCTATGGGCCTTCTGATACAAGGGGTTATCAGTTGGCAGAATATTCAGATTACTGAATAGGCTGGTGGACTATATTGTATCATGTTGTACTGGTGTATTAGATTATGCATTAAAGAAGAAGCTTTTGCGACTCATGATTGTATTTAAATATGTCCTCTTTCTTCCTCCATCTTATAGGGAAATGATGATCTTGGATTAGTCCAAGCAAGGTGGGCTTTCGTGAACAAGGATGAGAATTTGCTGACAAGATTGCAGAATATTAATTTGTCCTTTCACTTTGAGGTTGAGCAGCAAGTCAATGGGGTTTTCATCAACTTCTTTGGTTTTAATGGTACAGCTGGTGTTTGGCGAATCAAGGCACTAGAGGAATGTGGCGGCTGGTCTGAAAGAACAACTGTTGAAGACATGGATGTTGCTGTCCGTGCTCATCTTTGTGGATGGAAATTCATCTTTCTTAATGATGTGAAGGTTGGTATATGCTGGCATACCGAGTTTGTTAATCTGGTGAAACTATGTAGTATGCTTGTTGTAAGTATGTATGTTTTTGTAGTGCCTTTGTGAGCTGCCAGAATCTTATGAAGCATACAAGAAACAGCAACATCGATGGCATTCTGGTCCAATGCAACTATTTCGTATGTGCTTCATGGAAATAATCCGTTCTAAGGTATGCAagacatcattattattattagtggaCCTTTTCTTGTCTAGCTAATGCACTCTTTCTTTGCTGTTGTCTTTTACCTTTCAGGTGAGTTGGACGaagaaatttaatataatttttcttttctttttgcttCGGAAGCTCATTCTACCCTTCTATTCTTTCACTCTTTTCTGCATCATTCTTCCGTTGACCATGTTTCTCCCTGAAGCTCATTTACCAGCTTGGGTAGTCTGTTATGTTCCCGGCTTCATGTCTCTGTTGAGCATCCTTCCAGCCCCACAATCATTCCCATTTATAGTGCCTTATCTGTTATTTGAGAACACAATGTCAGTTACCAAATTCAATGCCATGATCACTGGGCTATTTCGATTTAAAGGTTCCTATGAGTGGGTAGTAACCAAAAAATCTGGGAGGTCATCTGAAGCTGATCTACTTGGTTTGTCTGAAAAGGAATCTGAAGTCATGGTGGACACATCCACTTTACAAAGGTCCTCTTCCGACTCTGGCCTCGAAGAATTGAACAAGCTGAACATGAGCAAAAAGAATgggaaaacaaaaagaaatcgTTTGTACAGAAAGGAACTTACCCTTGCATTTATTTTGTTGACTGCCTCCGTTAGAAGCTTGTTATCTGCTCAAGGAATTCACTTTTACTTCCTGTTATTTCAAGGAATTACTTTCCTGATTGTTGGTCTCGATTTGATTGGAGAGCAGGTAAGTTAAACTCTTCTTTTACCTTTCCTGGGCAGTAACGACTCGTCATGGAGATCTGAGCCAAAGAACTTGGTCCATGCCAAAACAATGCCTAGATCTCTTTTACCAGGAGTACAAATATTGGAAGCTTTTGTGACCAAGCATAATTGGTAAGAAGTTTAGCTATTTATTCCCTATTGGCATTGCATGCTTATCAGCCTACATCTGTATCTATTTATTCGTGAAGACACTATACAGTTGCCGAGTTGCACAAATATTTAGTACGACATACCCTGGCTGGGTCTTCGGCAGACTCTAGTAAAGGGGGAAACCCGGTATGCTTTGCATTGTTTGTGGCAAAGTTACACACTTACACTGTGAATCACTGGTGTCAAGATAAGATGACTCCTGGTGAATATGTTTAATTGTCAGAACCATTCTTTTAGTGATTTATTGTTTTAGGTCAGTAAAAATTTGCTCTTTTTGTAATCAATTTAATTGTAGTGACATTTGTTTAGGTCAGTATGTTTTATCCTTGCTCATCTTTTAGATacgaattaagaaaattaaacttCAGATTGAGATATTAATGTTCGCGTTTTCATTGTACACTAAGTCATAGAacatttatttctattattttttcttatgtagCCATTTGAGGCACAATAATTGTAAGGGTCGACAAACGCATGTATCGTTCTCCAACTCCATTATAAATATAGAGTCAATATTCGTGTAAGTTGATATGGATAGGTATGGTAACGGTGTAACACTGAAGTCTCTGGAAAAACTCTTGCTTCCTTGTATACCGTCACAAAAAAACATCTTTGAATCAAATTATTCATGTTACATTGAACTTGATTTTGAGTTTGATACTTTGTGTATTTGCGTTAGTTTACAAAATACTGCCTTTAGTTGGAATTAGTTGCTACATTATGTATAAGAAATAACATAAAAGTAGTAaggtgaaaatttttttttgattcatctcaaaatatatttttataatattagtttttttataattttctattatatataatagatattaattattaagatAATATATTGGATAttgtaaaaacaaaaaagtataGCAACTTATTGTAACCAGAAAAGCAGTACTAATATAATTAGCTTAATCAATGTTGAATTTTTTAACTGTTTTGATATTTGCAGTATTTTAAATTATTGCAAATTGCAAATTTATGAGAAAAGGAGTGTACTCACGTCTCACTGTGGTCAATGTTCACAGCCAAATTAGGGGTCCTAATGCAACGCTAAAGTACAATAAATCTTTATGCCAAAGTTGGCCGAGTAGTAAAAAACAGtggaaattaaacaaaaatagtgTAAAAGCGTCAATCCATTTCAAATGCGACACAAAACCACAATATCAGCTTTCAGAATTCAAAGCTCTACGAGTTCTACAatcaagatgaaaaagaaacTCATTGTAAAACCACAAGACCTCCTATTCGTTACTTaaatatagttaattaataattgtgTTGCATTCCTCGCCTTGCCGTTGTTCATTAATACAGCTTAGCTTTTTCCGAAGAACCAGCAATGTTTTAATAGATCAGGACGACAACAAAGGCTTCACCAAGTACGATTGCAAATCAAAGCAACAAGTTTCCCACTTACATTACTAGTTAACCTAGCTTGGAGAACATTTTTCCATAAAACTGAGCGTCCCTCTTATTGTAttctttcatcttttccttcAACCTTTTGTATTCTAGTTTCACATCCCTGCAACAGACAGCACAGCAATTATTTAAGCAACATTCAATTATAGTAGTATACTTGAAAACTATGATGGaaagtttattttcattaatttgcagacattttctttttaaagaGGGAAAAAGCCATTTCTTCAACCTTCCATTCCCATCCAAATTTCCGACTTGGTTTTCCATTCaaccaaaatttaaaaaattcaccAATCATTTTGCAAATCTTAACTATCAGATTTGTTGGCCCACCAGCCGAGCTCATTCCCAAATGAATGATAGTTATTTGTAGTTGGAACACTTTATATGTTTATCAATCTCTTATTTTCACGTGTTAGGACTTAACATATGCACTCAATACTCCTTCCTCACCCTAATGACCACATAAAGCAGTCCTTTGGACCTTAACTATTATGCTAGAAGGACCCTCAATATACATGTGAATCCAACATGGCCACCCGTAGTTTATAATCTACTTTGGGCTAAAGTCCACACGGATTTGACATCTAATTTAGCATCTCTGAACTAACATCACTATCACTAAAGTAATAACTCTGTCCGTCATACTAAAAATGGCTCACACAAAAAAAATGATGGAGCAAATTGGGAAGCTTGGGAAGAGTGTTCACATTTCAAAATTAATGATATCCTGAATGATCAGGGGCTATGGCAATCTGAAAACCATCCCACAAATGACCAGAGCAGCTAACAAAACAGACCACAATCATATTATCAGATTgcattaaatttcaatttaccTGTTATCAGGATCAAGTTCCAATGCCTTCTTGATGTCAAACTCTGCCAACTCAAGATCCGCGAGGTTTCCGTATGCCTGGGCTCTTCTGTAGAGCGCTTTAACATTCATACTGTCCAATTCCAAGACCTAAATTTCGCACATCGAAATTAGACTTCTCAACCTCACTAATGCTCCGTGTCAAATTCAAAGAATTTTCAAAATAGCATCATCAGGTATATTACCTTAGTGCAGAGTTTCTCTGCTTGCTTATAGTCTTTCAACTTCAGCTTACAGGCTGCGTTATTCAAATTGCAAGTTATCTTTAAAGCCTTGGATTGCTTCTTCTCATCATCACTGAAAGATGTATCATACTCAACAAATTTGACAGCCTGCAAGAAAACAAGAAATCAAACTAAAAATTCCTTGCACCATCATCAGAATATTAGAACTTAAAAATTATCGataaattttttcttctttttagaaGCTTTACCTTTTCATATCTCTTTGATGCTCTTACATAATTGCCAGCTTTAAACAATGCATttccttcttcctttttcttcccAGCTGCCTCAATCTTCTCTTCAGTATTCATATCCCATGATTCCTTTTCCTGAAGCAACAATTTGAAATGGTATGAGAATGGAATAAAGTTCCAAATTAGCCGTCATGAGTAGAACACTCTGTAACGGAATCTAACCAACCTTCTCAAATGAAACCAGTTCTACTTCATAGTATACTGTAGAGCTGGGAGGAACCACAGCCAAATCCTGCTTGGTTTCCAGTGAGCCAAAAGCATACTCTG
The sequence above is drawn from the Amaranthus tricolor cultivar Red isolate AtriRed21 chromosome 5, ASM2621246v1, whole genome shotgun sequence genome and encodes:
- the LOC130813028 gene encoding probable xyloglucan glycosyltransferase 6, with the protein product MPRPPNYEFQQWWNKQQQEIHNFNPPSMTFSSSSSTSTSNVENPNFVSVEISTSESISSPLNRKDPRNRTRSVRQLSFFCFLKLQHFIHYLFSFFTFFISLLRTANRRIANSPPLPRHPSPESRFYRLIKVLLALVLVLLCFELIAYFKGWHFSPPSLHKAEVLGFVELVYASWLRLRAEYLAPPLQSLSNICIILFLVQSVDRAVLMLGCFWIKLRRIKPVAVMEYSSKSEDHNIEDFPMVLVQIPMCNEREVYQHSIGAVCAQNWPRERMLVQVLDDSDDPDVQQLIKAEVQKWQQRGVRILYRHRLIRTGYKAGNLKSAMHCDYVKNYEFVAIFDADFQPSPDFLKKTIPYFKGNDDLGLVQARWAFVNKDENLLTRLQNINLSFHFEVEQQVNGVFINFFGFNGTAGVWRIKALEECGGWSERTTVEDMDVAVRAHLCGWKFIFLNDVKCLCELPESYEAYKKQQHRWHSGPMQLFRMCFMEIIRSKVSWTKKFNIIFLFFLLRKLILPFYSFTLFCIILPLTMFLPEAHLPAWVVCYVPGFMSLLSILPAPQSFPFIVPYLLFENTMSVTKFNAMITGLFRFKGSYEWVVTKKSGRSSEADLLGLSEKESEVMVDTSTLQRSSSDSGLEELNKLNMSKKNGKTKRNRLYRKELTLAFILLTASVRSLLSAQGIHFYFLLFQGITFLIVGLDLIGEQVS